In the Nitrosarchaeum sp. genome, one interval contains:
- a CDS encoding MscL family protein, protein MSDAPPPKQSFVQEFMAFLKSFGIIGLAIAFIIGAAASKLVTALVNDLINPIVGLALPSGDLKALETEVVNNVSGAISVFKYGDFIANVIDFTIIAVIVFILYKVLSRFKLVEDKTKA, encoded by the coding sequence ATGAGTGATGCCCCACCTCCAAAACAAAGCTTTGTTCAAGAGTTCATGGCTTTTCTCAAGAGCTTTGGAATTATCGGATTAGCAATTGCATTTATCATTGGAGCTGCGGCATCAAAGTTAGTAACTGCACTAGTTAACGACCTAATCAACCCAATTGTAGGATTAGCATTACCATCAGGGGACCTCAAAGCACTTGAAACCGAAGTAGTCAATAATGTATCAGGAGCGATTTCAGTATTCAAGTACGGAGATTTTATTGCAAATGTCATAGATTTCACTATAATTGCAGTAATAGTATTCATACTTTACAAAGTATTATCAAGATTCAAGCTAGTAGAGGATAAAACAAAAGCATAA
- a CDS encoding Lrp/AsnC ligand binding domain-containing protein produces MTIAYVMINCELGTDEVIIEKLREIEQVKEVFGTIGTHDLMVKLEAENFEKIRDLASGIQKIEKIRTISTLIKKE; encoded by the coding sequence GTGACTATTGCTTACGTTATGATTAACTGTGAACTTGGTACGGATGAAGTAATTATTGAGAAATTACGAGAAATAGAACAAGTTAAGGAAGTGTTTGGAACTATAGGAACTCATGATTTAATGGTAAAATTAGAAGCTGAAAATTTTGAAAAAATCAGAGATCTTGCTTCAGGCATTCAAAAGATTGAAAAAATTAGAACAATTTCAACACTAATAAAAAAAGAATAA
- a CDS encoding SRPBCC family protein: MTKTTKKSFYTNTVKKSISVNVSKEKAWRKISNIVGLPSWVIDVKKTTYLSKKRRNVGAIRKITFADGNTIEEHVVAWKEMEYFTYIATDGLPLRAYIATISIKVKNKNTTQITWQSYFNSKKMTTEQFTEFVKFMGTFYETSLKNLKELLEK, from the coding sequence ATGACAAAAACTACAAAAAAATCATTTTACACAAATACAGTAAAAAAATCAATTTCAGTTAACGTAAGTAAAGAGAAAGCATGGCGAAAAATCAGCAATATTGTTGGGCTCCCATCATGGGTAATTGATGTTAAAAAAACAACATATTTGTCAAAAAAGAGAAGAAATGTTGGCGCTATAAGAAAAATTACATTTGCAGACGGCAATACAATTGAAGAGCATGTCGTGGCATGGAAAGAAATGGAATATTTTACTTACATTGCAACTGATGGGTTACCTCTAAGAGCATATATTGCAACAATTTCCATCAAGGTAAAAAACAAGAACACTACTCAGATAACATGGCAATCATATTTTAACAGCAAAAAGATGACAACAGAGCAATTTACAGAGTTTGTAAAATTCATGGGAACATTCTATGAAACATCGCTTAAAAATCTAAAAGAATTATTAGAAAAATAA
- a CDS encoding exonuclease SbcC codes for MVFGWGKKKEVQSEEIPSEKQIPLSEVSKIVQKMLELRTNQILNDIKSIRDNTEPLISDLISIGNTLEKDNLQVDDIDKHIRIIVVRGKQQVIDMIKKDANHLPKINSFDDVENMHAVLNQMLKKIGDVLGRQTRVIHIFAKKYAEKLKDILQKMNSNNIEIQQLLKNYTNTKSISAEIIDSLQEIDNLEDIIVKKEHRITEIKNHVTSLNTKITNYEDSVKKIHSSEKYLQFLELQKVLDSFSDEKNQLKNEINSQFTKISRPLSRYEHVSSMEKEQKILLSKLIEDPFGVLTSKNKDSIILILENVRKSISSGSISVKDTEKSFSYLTEIEEALAGYIIRVSDFIEKRQKIENQMSALRSDDLTNLTHNLQHAISDKDDSESKINVIESELIEERSTISRLISEIEVKLREFSNTVYIIAR; via the coding sequence ATGGTCTTTGGATGGGGTAAGAAAAAAGAAGTACAATCTGAAGAAATCCCTTCAGAAAAACAAATTCCATTGTCTGAAGTATCAAAAATTGTACAAAAAATGCTTGAATTAAGAACAAATCAAATTTTGAATGATATAAAATCAATCCGAGATAATACCGAGCCCCTAATCAGTGATCTAATTTCAATTGGAAATACACTTGAAAAAGATAATCTCCAAGTCGATGATATCGATAAACATATTCGAATTATTGTAGTTAGAGGCAAGCAACAAGTAATTGACATGATAAAAAAGGATGCAAATCATTTACCAAAAATTAATTCATTTGACGATGTGGAAAACATGCATGCTGTATTGAATCAAATGCTAAAAAAAATTGGAGATGTTCTAGGGAGGCAAACCCGAGTCATCCACATCTTTGCAAAAAAATATGCAGAAAAATTAAAGGATATCTTACAAAAAATGAACTCCAATAATATTGAAATTCAACAATTACTGAAAAACTACACCAATACAAAATCAATTTCTGCAGAAATTATTGATTCATTGCAAGAAATTGATAATTTAGAAGATATTATCGTTAAAAAAGAACACAGAATAACTGAAATTAAAAATCATGTAACTTCACTAAACACAAAAATAACTAACTATGAAGATTCAGTCAAAAAAATACACTCCTCTGAAAAATACCTTCAGTTTTTAGAGTTACAGAAAGTTTTAGATTCATTTTCTGATGAAAAAAATCAATTAAAAAACGAAATTAATTCACAATTTACAAAAATTTCCAGACCTCTCAGTAGATACGAACACGTGTCTTCGATGGAAAAAGAACAAAAAATTCTCTTGTCTAAATTAATCGAAGATCCTTTTGGTGTATTGACTTCAAAAAATAAAGATTCGATAATACTTATTTTAGAAAATGTCCGAAAAAGTATTTCTTCTGGCTCAATATCTGTTAAGGATACTGAAAAGTCATTTTCTTATTTAACTGAAATTGAAGAAGCCCTTGCTGGATACATCATACGTGTCTCTGATTTTATTGAAAAACGTCAAAAAATTGAAAATCAAATGTCTGCACTTCGATCTGATGATCTAACGAACCTTACGCATAACTTACAACATGCTATTTCTGATAAGGATGATTCTGAATCAAAAATCAATGTCATCGAATCAGAATTAATTGAGGAACGTTCCACCATCTCTAGACTGATATCTGAAATCGAAGTTAAATTAAGAGAATTTTCTAATACTGTTTATATTATTGCTAGATGA
- a CDS encoding Mov34/MPN/PAD-1 family protein, which yields MLFKKKKIERYVSLEKKVLDSILSYCQMKHPNEGILILKGKSKQGHIMIDGLVIPPFNYSGPTFAGFPHSFLPFDMSYVGIVHSHPSGSAEPSVTDLHNFFGLVSVIVQSPYGDNDVFAWDSNGNPVPISIV from the coding sequence ATATTGTTTAAAAAGAAAAAAATCGAAAGGTATGTTTCTTTAGAAAAAAAAGTTTTAGATAGTATTTTGTCTTATTGCCAAATGAAACACCCAAATGAAGGAATTCTTATTTTAAAAGGCAAATCTAAGCAAGGACATATTATGATTGACGGGTTGGTGATTCCACCCTTTAATTATTCTGGCCCTACATTTGCTGGTTTTCCGCACTCTTTTCTGCCCTTTGATATGAGTTATGTGGGAATAGTCCATTCACATCCTAGCGGTTCTGCAGAACCATCAGTTACTGATCTTCATAATTTCTTTGGTTTAGTATCTGTAATTGTTCAATCTCCGTATGGGGATAATGATGTCTTTGCTTGGGATAGTAATGGGAATCCTGTACCTATTTCTATTGTCTAA
- a CDS encoding ABC transporter permease, whose amino-acid sequence MSSVTPTEIKEEFFKNKIGIAGIVILSILILTSIIAVITIPVETFREWNNPGSWISYPKVAIPVWVNVFSSEKIPEHKILETPKINYDAAENISVTYHQFGINFDYDDFPNDFIYEFSAKYSGSTLLQIDIIRPDGIHLKLLSTSLPNLDSNSIHSERIFSTDDSIKKNLIIQSDKFSFSLNNLSAEDIVFSKAEKHEPLKGNYVFLIKMYGNNSENKIQESKLIIGGKAFGIMGTDELRRDLAVGLLWGTPLALFIGLIVSIASVTMGLLYGVYAGYRGKKTDEVMMRFNDVIYALPALPFLIILSVTISNSIFVLVGFLMVFGWVGIAKVARSMSLQIKTRGYVEAANMMGQKDSKIVLRHILPQLLPYAFASIAISVPAAITTEAGLSFLGLGDPSFPTWGQILHDANVYGAASRGLWWWILPPGVMIAITGLAFVFIGNALDSIVNPKLKR is encoded by the coding sequence ATGAGCAGCGTAACCCCAACAGAAATCAAAGAGGAATTTTTTAAAAATAAAATAGGAATTGCAGGAATTGTTATACTATCAATCTTAATTTTAACTTCAATCATAGCAGTAATTACAATTCCAGTTGAGACTTTTAGAGAATGGAATAATCCAGGAAGTTGGATTTCATATCCCAAAGTTGCCATTCCAGTTTGGGTTAACGTGTTTTCTAGTGAAAAGATTCCGGAACATAAAATTTTAGAAACACCAAAAATAAATTATGATGCTGCAGAAAACATATCAGTTACATATCATCAATTTGGAATAAATTTTGACTATGATGATTTTCCAAATGATTTTATTTACGAGTTTTCTGCAAAATATTCAGGATCAACATTACTGCAGATAGATATAATACGACCTGATGGAATTCATTTAAAATTATTATCAACATCATTACCAAATTTAGATTCTAATTCTATCCATAGTGAAAGAATATTTTCAACAGATGATTCAATTAAAAAAAATCTAATTATACAATCAGATAAATTTTCATTTTCTTTAAATAATTTATCTGCAGAAGATATTGTTTTTTCTAAAGCAGAAAAACATGAGCCTCTAAAAGGAAATTATGTTTTTTTAATAAAAATGTACGGGAATAATTCAGAAAACAAAATTCAAGAGTCTAAACTAATCATAGGCGGTAAGGCATTTGGAATAATGGGAACAGATGAATTAAGAAGAGATTTGGCAGTGGGCTTACTATGGGGAACTCCTTTGGCACTTTTCATAGGACTGATTGTATCCATAGCATCAGTTACAATGGGTTTGCTTTATGGAGTTTATGCAGGCTATAGAGGTAAAAAAACAGATGAAGTAATGATGAGATTTAACGATGTAATCTATGCCCTACCAGCACTTCCTTTCCTGATTATTCTATCAGTCACTATAAGCAACAGTATTTTTGTACTGGTGGGATTTTTGATGGTGTTTGGTTGGGTGGGAATAGCAAAAGTTGCAAGAAGCATGTCTTTGCAAATCAAAACTAGAGGATATGTCGAAGCTGCAAACATGATGGGACAGAAGGATTCAAAAATTGTACTCAGACATATTTTGCCACAGCTATTGCCATATGCTTTTGCCAGCATAGCCATATCAGTACCTGCTGCAATCACTACAGAAGCAGGATTAAGTTTCTTAGGACTAGGTGATCCATCTTTTCCGACATGGGGTCAAATTTTACATGATGCTAATGTGTATGGTGCAGCATCCAGAGGATTATGGTGGTGGATATTGCCTCCAGGAGTGATGATTGCAATAACAGGACTTGCTTTTGTCTTTATAGGAAATGCTTTAGATTCTATTGTCAATCCAAAGTTAAAACGATAG
- a CDS encoding ABC transporter permease → MKRYVGTRLLTMFGVLMITLLITVLLVGSNMDSILKQGVVFQVRSEITENPKISESFSSVDEFESFVQMQIEQRIKTLGLDEPWYSPQRIGLTMYKILTLDFGRATFLTSDSGSSDVKEIILEKLPRTILLFTTATIIISVIGIFLGAFSGSRVGSVIDRLTSSFAVISSSFPVWWIGMLMIFLFSFVYQIFPARATPLIPSSDPNYIGSLLYHMTLPLITIVMIGFGSWAYLVRNFIVGIMQEDFIIAKKTIGINQKKIIYSHALKNAAPPIVTILALSLSGSLGGAIITEAVFDWPGMGRLYFEAITVMDLPIIIGATYILTVFFLISIFVADLLYGYFDPRVRVG, encoded by the coding sequence TTGAAGAGGTATGTAGGAACTAGATTACTTACAATGTTTGGCGTGTTAATGATCACACTACTCATCACAGTTCTTCTAGTAGGATCAAACATGGACAGCATCCTAAAACAAGGAGTTGTGTTTCAAGTAAGATCTGAAATAACTGAAAATCCTAAAATTTCTGAAAGTTTTTCATCTGTAGATGAATTTGAGTCGTTTGTTCAAATGCAAATTGAACAGAGAATCAAGACTCTAGGGTTAGATGAACCATGGTATTCACCACAAAGAATAGGATTAACAATGTACAAGATACTTACTTTGGACTTTGGTCGTGCAACTTTTCTAACTAGCGATTCAGGATCATCTGATGTCAAAGAAATAATTTTAGAAAAACTTCCTCGAACAATCTTATTGTTTACAACTGCAACGATCATAATTTCTGTAATCGGTATCTTTCTTGGAGCATTTTCAGGAAGTAGAGTTGGTTCAGTCATAGATAGATTGACATCAAGTTTTGCAGTTATCAGTTCTAGTTTTCCTGTGTGGTGGATAGGAATGCTAATGATATTCTTGTTTTCATTTGTGTATCAAATTTTTCCTGCAAGGGCAACACCACTAATCCCATCATCAGACCCAAATTATATTGGGTCATTACTATATCACATGACATTACCATTAATCACAATTGTAATGATTGGGTTTGGATCATGGGCATATCTTGTAAGAAATTTCATAGTGGGAATTATGCAAGAAGATTTCATAATTGCAAAAAAGACAATCGGAATTAATCAGAAAAAAATAATCTATTCTCATGCTCTAAAAAATGCAGCCCCGCCAATAGTCACCATTCTTGCATTAAGCCTATCAGGATCCCTTGGAGGAGCAATAATCACTGAAGCTGTTTTTGACTGGCCAGGTATGGGTAGGCTATATTTTGAAGCAATTACAGTAATGGATCTACCAATAATTATTGGTGCCACTTACATCTTGACAGTTTTTTTCCTGATTAGTATTTTTGTTGCAGATTTACTGTATGGTTACTTTGATCCGAGAGTGAGAGTAGGATGA
- a CDS encoding carboxypeptidase-like regulatory domain-containing protein, with protein sequence MGLFLIFALSVLIPTSDAALWNLIIQSSIDNPKILPGDAPIISGRIVDHASNPIKDVQVHVSTKYDSLFTTTNDLGEYRVQLNHYDRMPGTYIVSIKATSPDGKTGITNTEFQVRGELTTTSVIEEKLSTPEAIRYLNANPSDFEKDPIGFILYSHYQKLLQEFISEKEIYEKILEEQKFIEEQTKISDEILLKEIEELEPGSGVFSGYKYDDYVKNLDPVVRDTIVNQMNFTKNIFDEAQQIRKNILENGGTQEEANKAYLEKITISRQTIEEFGHNTEEEILLENIITPTNNTEQLPDEMTGEKNVINTNIAGMDVQVGNSGASFFVNINGTIIEFLVDGNRIIQVNPKN encoded by the coding sequence GTGGGTTTATTCTTAATATTTGCATTAAGCGTGCTCATTCCAACCTCTGATGCTGCATTGTGGAACCTCATAATTCAATCCAGCATAGACAATCCAAAAATATTACCAGGAGACGCACCAATAATTTCAGGCAGAATTGTTGACCATGCATCAAATCCAATAAAAGATGTTCAGGTCCATGTTAGTACAAAGTATGACTCTTTGTTTACAACCACAAACGACCTAGGAGAGTATAGAGTTCAACTTAACCACTATGATAGAATGCCAGGAACATATATCGTCAGCATCAAAGCGACTTCACCTGACGGAAAAACAGGCATTACAAATACAGAATTTCAGGTTAGAGGAGAATTAACCACAACATCAGTAATTGAAGAAAAACTTTCAACCCCCGAAGCAATAAGATATCTTAATGCAAACCCGTCAGATTTTGAAAAAGATCCTATAGGTTTTATTTTATACTCACATTACCAGAAATTATTACAAGAATTTATTTCAGAAAAGGAGATATATGAAAAAATATTAGAAGAGCAAAAATTCATCGAAGAACAAACAAAAATTTCAGATGAGATACTCTTAAAAGAAATAGAAGAGTTAGAACCGGGTTCAGGAGTTTTTTCAGGATACAAGTATGACGACTATGTTAAAAATTTAGATCCTGTAGTAAGAGACACAATTGTGAACCAAATGAATTTCACCAAAAACATATTTGATGAAGCACAGCAGATCAGAAAAAACATTCTTGAAAATGGTGGAACCCAAGAAGAAGCAAATAAAGCATATCTAGAAAAAATAACCATTTCAAGACAGACCATAGAAGAATTTGGTCATAATACTGAAGAAGAGATATTACTAGAAAACATAATCACACCAACTAACAACACTGAACAATTACCAGATGAAATGACAGGAGAGAAAAATGTCATTAATACAAATATCGCTGGAATGGATGTACAGGTTGGAAATAGTGGAGCATCATTTTTTGTAAATATCAACGGAACAATCATAGAATTTTTAGTAGATGGGAATCGCATTATTCAAGTAAATCCTAAAAACTAA
- a CDS encoding GNAT family N-acetyltransferase, giving the protein MNLSIVKATEKDIQIILELLYELERPTPIDDKEIKVFRNKINDYFSDPQKIILLAKQDLKPVGLVSVIFLRRLNRVKLEMYIPELIVTKEHRNLGIGKKLIEYCVILAKKKDCYRIRLESGNQRKDSHLFYKNLGFEQSSLSFSMNIR; this is encoded by the coding sequence GTGAATCTTTCCATAGTAAAAGCTACTGAAAAGGACATCCAAATTATTCTTGAATTACTTTATGAGTTGGAGAGGCCAACTCCGATTGATGATAAAGAAATCAAAGTATTCAGAAATAAAATTAATGATTATTTTTCAGATCCTCAGAAGATAATATTGTTGGCAAAGCAAGATCTCAAACCAGTAGGACTTGTTAGCGTAATTTTTCTAAGACGTTTAAACAGGGTAAAACTAGAGATGTACATCCCTGAATTAATAGTCACAAAAGAGCATAGGAATTTAGGTATTGGCAAAAAACTAATTGAATACTGTGTCATCCTTGCAAAAAAGAAAGACTGCTATAGAATAAGACTGGAGTCTGGAAATCAAAGAAAAGACTCTCATTTATTTTACAAAAATCTTGGATTTGAGCAGTCTTCGTTGTCTTTTTCTATGAATATCCGTTGA
- a CDS encoding PEFG-CTERM sorting domain-containing protein gives MHITILAVLILSLTITLSFTGTSFGEKEIKCINCVQIPSYEIDLYKEIFPLTVWTDSHTYDHFSTITATGYLKPQNTVAPILVVVTNPIGNIVTIQQIIPDSDGNFSFKLNTESPLWSKDGEYILKVQSGAETRQFKTNFTLVPSLTGSVNKCTMDSISVTANNGRIYCIPYMISDGLVSTTKGKLNSDTKTMTLDIKGQNIGTITLDIPRYILDSKSPAGGDSSFVVMANGEMIEYEELESDSDSRQIKLDYQIGDKVSFEIVGTHIIPEFGSIALLILVASIMSILIVGKSFSNRLVKF, from the coding sequence GTGCACATTACTATTTTAGCTGTTTTGATACTCTCTCTAACCATAACTTTGTCATTTACCGGTACTTCTTTTGGAGAAAAAGAAATCAAATGCATTAACTGTGTACAAATTCCCTCTTACGAAATTGATCTATACAAAGAGATTTTTCCATTAACTGTCTGGACTGATTCACACACTTATGATCATTTTTCAACTATTACCGCAACTGGATACTTGAAACCACAAAACACAGTTGCACCAATCTTAGTTGTTGTAACTAATCCTATAGGAAACATAGTGACCATACAGCAAATAATTCCTGATTCTGATGGTAATTTCTCTTTCAAACTAAACACAGAAAGTCCTCTATGGTCTAAAGATGGAGAATATATCTTAAAAGTTCAAAGCGGTGCTGAAACCCGACAATTCAAAACTAATTTTACTCTAGTTCCGTCTTTAACTGGAAGCGTTAACAAATGTACTATGGATAGTATTTCAGTTACTGCAAATAATGGCAGAATTTATTGCATTCCATATATGATATCTGATGGTCTTGTAAGTACAACTAAAGGAAAATTAAATTCTGATACTAAAACAATGACTCTAGATATCAAAGGACAAAACATTGGTACTATCACACTTGATATTCCAAGATATATTTTGGATTCAAAATCTCCTGCAGGTGGTGATTCTTCTTTTGTTGTAATGGCTAACGGTGAAATGATAGAGTATGAAGAATTAGAAAGTGATTCTGATTCTAGACAAATAAAATTGGATTATCAAATAGGTGACAAAGTTTCATTTGAGATTGTAGGAACACATATCATTCCTGAATTTGGCTCCATCGCTCTTTTGATTCTTGTTGCTTCAATAATGTCTATTTTGATTGTAGGCAAGTCTTTTTCAAATAGATTGGTCAAGTTCTAA
- a CDS encoding DEAD/DEAH box helicase, protein MATSMENFGTLEYVLDKYSKIWSWKITGQRAVSMISRLVPEAWYGENTDEVIIPDSVESVKQIKLIMDRYPLEILSKSAWQRKIVKTYTPKPINPPVKYNLNRAKTGEQFRGKLLNFQREGLDFLLKSSGNALLADEMGLGKTVQTLSYVATEKQTFPVLVVAPLVTLNNWEREISKFLKKKSRNGRIIESESPTSTIIRTGKSKELPVTDFYIINYELLYKRLSDLSKLNIRTIVCDEVHNLRSKTTQKYKAVKKLAALPSISYRIGLSGTPIYNRGSEIWPIVDILRPGLLGSFKEFCEYFCYVNEKGKAIVLENKRASLRNELQKHVMLRRKKSDVLKELKDKVRYKEVIDADTDYYLDELGKIWNKLEEEQKDAETAFDKSASYQRAIQSERQIAGIAKVPHVINFVKNIMEIEESVVVFCHHKVIHKLLHTSLEEFSPVTIIGGQSDKTRQDQIDKFQKGESKLMIAGIRAGNVGINLTRAKYVIFAELDWSPAIHRQAEDRLHRIGQKNTVFAYYLIGKGTLDDHVANILVDKSYEIDSIMDETADTYENRDKAELILAQIHDKIKSN, encoded by the coding sequence ATGGCGACATCCATGGAAAATTTTGGAACCTTAGAGTATGTTTTGGACAAATATTCCAAAATTTGGAGTTGGAAGATTACCGGTCAACGAGCTGTCAGTATGATATCTAGACTTGTGCCTGAAGCATGGTATGGTGAAAATACTGATGAAGTAATAATTCCAGACAGTGTTGAAAGTGTAAAACAGATAAAATTGATTATGGATCGTTATCCTCTTGAAATTCTATCTAAATCTGCATGGCAACGAAAAATTGTAAAAACGTATACTCCAAAACCCATTAATCCTCCTGTAAAATATAATCTTAATCGTGCAAAAACAGGAGAGCAATTCCGTGGAAAACTGTTGAATTTCCAAAGAGAAGGATTAGATTTTCTGTTAAAGTCATCCGGAAATGCATTACTTGCTGATGAGATGGGCTTGGGAAAAACCGTACAAACATTATCTTATGTTGCAACTGAAAAACAAACCTTCCCAGTACTTGTTGTTGCACCATTAGTTACTTTGAACAATTGGGAAAGAGAAATTTCAAAATTTTTAAAGAAAAAAAGTAGAAATGGAAGAATTATTGAATCCGAATCTCCGACATCTACTATAATCCGAACTGGAAAATCTAAAGAACTCCCTGTGACTGATTTTTACATAATAAATTATGAATTACTTTACAAACGTCTTTCTGATTTATCAAAATTAAATATTCGAACAATTGTTTGTGATGAGGTTCATAATCTAAGATCAAAAACTACTCAAAAATACAAGGCTGTTAAAAAATTGGCAGCACTTCCTTCAATTTCGTATAGAATTGGTTTGTCTGGTACTCCAATTTACAACCGAGGCTCTGAAATATGGCCAATTGTCGACATTTTGAGACCTGGATTGCTTGGAAGTTTCAAAGAATTTTGTGAATACTTTTGTTATGTTAATGAAAAAGGCAAAGCAATTGTACTTGAAAACAAACGAGCCTCACTTCGAAATGAATTGCAAAAACATGTCATGCTTAGGCGAAAAAAGTCTGACGTTCTAAAAGAATTAAAAGATAAAGTCAGATACAAAGAAGTCATCGATGCTGATACTGACTACTATCTTGATGAACTAGGAAAAATATGGAATAAACTTGAAGAAGAACAAAAAGATGCTGAAACAGCATTTGACAAATCCGCATCATATCAAAGAGCAATTCAAAGTGAACGACAGATTGCTGGCATTGCCAAAGTTCCGCATGTGATTAATTTTGTTAAAAACATTATGGAGATAGAGGAAAGCGTAGTAGTATTTTGTCATCACAAAGTAATCCATAAATTATTACATACAAGTCTTGAAGAATTTTCTCCAGTTACAATTATTGGTGGACAATCAGATAAAACTCGTCAAGACCAAATTGACAAATTCCAAAAAGGAGAATCAAAACTTATGATAGCTGGTATACGAGCTGGAAACGTAGGAATTAATTTGACTAGAGCTAAATATGTCATTTTTGCAGAACTGGATTGGAGTCCTGCTATACATCGACAAGCTGAAGATAGATTGCATAGAATCGGTCAAAAAAATACTGTCTTTGCATACTATCTTATTGGAAAAGGAACACTTGATGATCACGTTGCAAATATTTTAGTTGATAAAAGTTATGAGATTGACTCCATTATGGATGAGACAGCTGACACGTATGAAAATAGGGATAAAGCTGAATTAATTCTAGCGCAAATCCATGATAAAATAAAGTCAAACTAG
- a CDS encoding TATA-box-binding protein: MPQSKPIISVVNVVASASVDQKIDLNDITKKFPDTEYNPDQFPGLVFRLQNPKTATLIFRTGKMVCTGGKSEEMAIKAVNTVVQKLRKGGIKVKKDAEITVQNIVASINLGGKVHLEKAARTLPRSMYEPEQFPGLIHRMLDPKTVILIFSSGKLVCTGAKNESDVFRSVHNLHALLEEKNLMIYDQ, encoded by the coding sequence ATGCCTCAATCAAAACCAATCATTAGTGTTGTAAACGTGGTTGCATCTGCATCCGTGGATCAAAAAATCGATCTAAATGATATTACTAAAAAATTTCCAGATACTGAATACAATCCAGATCAATTTCCCGGATTGGTATTTAGACTACAAAATCCAAAAACAGCGACCCTTATCTTTAGAACTGGAAAGATGGTATGCACTGGTGGAAAATCTGAAGAAATGGCAATTAAGGCGGTAAATACAGTTGTCCAAAAACTTCGAAAAGGTGGAATTAAAGTAAAAAAAGATGCAGAAATCACTGTTCAAAATATCGTAGCTTCAATTAATCTAGGTGGAAAAGTGCATCTTGAAAAAGCCGCTAGGACCTTACCTAGAAGCATGTATGAACCTGAACAATTTCCAGGATTAATTCATAGAATGTTAGATCCAAAAACTGTCATATTGATATTTTCATCTGGAAAACTTGTTTGTACTGGAGCAAAAAATGAATCTGACGTATTTCGTTCTGTTCATAACTTGCATGCTTTACTGGAAGAAAAAAATCTGATGATATATGATCAATAG
- a CDS encoding superoxide dismutase: MVKYELPRLPYGYDELEPFIDTQTMEIHHQKHHQAYVDGLNKTLAKISGEFHPQYITSILSDLNALPEYVRNDVSFFGGGFENHKLFWETMTPKNDGDPGGKLGDSIDVYFNNFENFKKVFSNKALSIEGSGWCWLVFNQTFNKIEMVTTTNQDSPWSIRKIPLLGLDMWEHSYYLKYNNRKPDYVSNWWNIVNWDYVENRFTEIAD, translated from the coding sequence ATGGTCAAATATGAATTGCCTAGATTGCCTTATGGATATGATGAACTTGAACCATTCATTGATACTCAAACCATGGAAATACACCATCAAAAACACCACCAGGCATATGTAGATGGGTTAAACAAAACACTAGCAAAAATTTCAGGAGAATTTCATCCTCAATACATAACATCTATTCTATCTGATCTAAATGCTCTTCCTGAATATGTCCGAAACGATGTATCTTTTTTTGGAGGTGGTTTTGAAAATCATAAATTATTTTGGGAAACAATGACTCCAAAAAATGATGGTGATCCTGGTGGAAAGTTAGGTGATTCTATTGATGTGTATTTTAATAACTTTGAAAATTTTAAAAAAGTATTCTCAAACAAAGCATTATCTATTGAGGGCAGTGGATGGTGTTGGCTTGTATTTAATCAAACTTTTAATAAAATAGAGATGGTCACTACTACCAATCAAGACAGCCCTTGGTCAATAAGGAAAATTCCTCTTTTAGGTTTGGATATGTGGGAGCACTCTTACTATCTAAAATACAATAATCGAAAACCTGACTATGTTTCAAATTGGTGGAATATAGTCAACTGGGATTATGTTGAAAATCGATTTACCGAGATAGCTGATTAA